Proteins encoded by one window of Sinorhizobium arboris LMG 14919:
- the mmsA gene encoding multiple monosaccharide ABC transporter ATP-binding protein, translating to MDNIILEMRGITKTFPGVKALDNVSFKVREGEIHALVGENGAGKSTLMKVLSGVYPAGTYEGEIRYDGELRQFSTISDSEELGIIIIHQELALVPLLSIAENIFLGNEVADKGVIHWPQTFARTQELLKKVGLNESPATLITDIGVGKQQLVEIAKALSKKVRLLILDEPTASLNENDSDALLKLLMEFRSQGMTSIIISHKLNEIKKVADQITILRDGGTVETLDCHKEDVSEDRIINGMVGRAMEDRYPPREPKIGDTLLEVKNWNVYHQQHRDRQFLHDVSFKVRAGEVVGIAGLMGAGRTETAMSLFGKSWGHKITGEVTMHGRPVDVSTIPKAIKAGLAYVTEDRKQLGLVLINNIMQNTTLANLHAVASNGVIDERKERKVAAEYRSKLRIRSHSIYQETVNLSGGNQQKVVLSKWLFTNPEVLILDEPTRGIDIGAKYEIYTIINQLAAEGKGILMISSEMPELLGTCDRIYVMNEGRMVAELSKEEASQESIMRAIMRSGEKQ from the coding sequence ATGGACAATATCATTCTTGAAATGCGGGGCATTACGAAGACGTTTCCGGGCGTCAAGGCCCTGGACAATGTCTCGTTCAAGGTTCGCGAAGGCGAAATCCACGCGCTTGTCGGGGAAAATGGTGCCGGCAAGTCGACCTTGATGAAGGTGCTGAGCGGCGTCTATCCGGCCGGCACCTATGAGGGCGAGATCCGTTACGACGGTGAACTCCGTCAGTTCAGCACGATCTCGGACAGCGAAGAACTCGGCATCATCATCATCCATCAGGAGCTGGCGCTGGTGCCGCTGCTGTCGATCGCCGAGAACATCTTTCTCGGCAACGAGGTGGCCGACAAGGGCGTGATCCATTGGCCCCAGACCTTCGCCCGCACGCAGGAGTTGCTTAAGAAAGTGGGTCTGAACGAGTCCCCGGCGACGTTGATCACCGATATCGGCGTCGGCAAGCAGCAGCTGGTGGAGATTGCCAAGGCGCTTTCCAAGAAAGTCCGGCTGCTGATCCTCGATGAGCCGACTGCATCCCTCAATGAGAACGACTCCGACGCGCTGTTGAAGCTGCTCATGGAGTTCCGCAGCCAGGGCATGACGTCGATCATCATTTCTCACAAGCTCAACGAGATTAAGAAGGTTGCCGACCAGATCACCATCCTGCGCGATGGCGGAACGGTAGAGACGCTCGACTGTCACAAGGAGGACGTCAGCGAGGACCGGATCATCAACGGCATGGTCGGCCGGGCAATGGAAGACCGCTATCCGCCGCGCGAGCCGAAGATCGGCGACACGCTGCTCGAGGTGAAGAACTGGAACGTCTACCATCAGCAGCACCGCGACCGGCAATTTCTGCATGACGTAAGCTTCAAGGTGCGGGCCGGCGAGGTCGTCGGCATCGCCGGACTAATGGGCGCCGGCCGCACGGAGACGGCGATGAGCCTCTTCGGCAAGTCCTGGGGCCACAAGATCACCGGCGAGGTGACGATGCATGGCCGGCCGGTGGACGTGAGCACGATTCCGAAGGCTATCAAGGCCGGTCTTGCCTATGTGACCGAGGACCGCAAACAGCTCGGTCTCGTGCTGATCAACAACATCATGCAGAACACGACCCTCGCCAACCTGCATGCGGTCGCATCGAACGGCGTCATCGACGAGCGCAAGGAACGGAAGGTCGCCGCCGAGTATCGCTCGAAGCTCCGCATCCGTTCCCATTCGATCTATCAGGAGACGGTCAACCTCTCCGGCGGCAACCAGCAGAAGGTCGTGCTGTCGAAGTGGCTGTTCACCAATCCCGAAGTCCTCATACTCGACGAACCGACGCGCGGTATCGACATCGGCGCGAAGTATGAGATCTACACCATCATCAACCAGCTCGCGGCCGAGGGCAAAGGCATTCTGATGATCTCGTCGGAGATGCCGGAGCTGCTCGGAACCTGCGATCGCATCTATGTCATGAACGAGGGGCGCATGGTGGCGGAGCTTTCCAAGGAGGAAGCGAGCCAGGAATCGATCATGCGCGCCATCATGCGTTCAGGGGAGAAACAGTAA
- the mmsB gene encoding multiple monosaccharide ABC transporter permease, whose translation MVADTSTQTTKPSIGDYLRNNIREYGLLVALVIIMLFFQFVTNGVLFRPVNITNLVLQNSFIVIMALGMLLIIVAGHIDLSVGSIVAFIGAISAIMLVKWGLPALVVIPVCLVVGGILGAAQGYWVAYQKIPAFIVTLAGMLVFRGMTYVVLGGRPIGPFPKDFQLLSTGFVPDFLYFLNPSPDTIKNMVALVAVLALVGYAIFAGLRNRRINEQHGTENEPFVFFAIQMAVISLVALFLGFQLSTYRGLPNVLVVMGVLIAAYTFVTTRSTLGRRIYAMGGNEKATKLSGINTERLTFYAFVNMGALAALAGMIITARLNSATPKAGVGFELDVIAACFIGGASASGGVGKITGAVIGAFIMGVMNNGMSIMGIGIDYQQLIKGLVLLAAVFFDVYNKNKGKG comes from the coding sequence ATGGTCGCCGATACGAGCACCCAAACCACCAAACCGTCGATCGGTGACTACCTCAGGAACAACATTCGCGAATACGGCCTGCTGGTCGCGCTCGTCATCATCATGCTGTTCTTCCAGTTCGTCACCAACGGCGTTCTCTTCAGGCCGGTCAACATCACCAACCTGGTGCTGCAGAACTCGTTCATCGTCATAATGGCGCTGGGCATGCTGTTGATCATCGTCGCCGGGCACATCGATCTGTCGGTAGGCTCCATCGTCGCCTTCATCGGCGCGATTTCGGCGATTATGCTCGTCAAATGGGGCCTGCCCGCCTTGGTGGTCATTCCCGTCTGCCTGGTCGTCGGAGGAATTTTGGGAGCTGCGCAGGGCTACTGGGTCGCCTACCAGAAAATCCCGGCCTTCATCGTCACGCTCGCCGGCATGCTGGTGTTCCGCGGAATGACCTATGTGGTCCTCGGCGGGCGTCCGATCGGACCGTTCCCGAAAGACTTCCAGCTTCTTTCGACGGGTTTCGTTCCCGATTTTCTCTACTTCCTCAATCCGAGCCCGGACACGATCAAGAACATGGTCGCGCTGGTCGCCGTGCTTGCCCTCGTCGGCTATGCGATATTTGCGGGCCTTCGCAACCGCAGGATCAACGAGCAACACGGCACGGAGAACGAGCCGTTCGTCTTCTTCGCGATCCAGATGGCAGTCATCAGCCTGGTGGCCCTGTTCCTCGGCTTCCAGCTTTCCACCTATCGCGGCCTGCCCAACGTCCTGGTCGTCATGGGCGTGCTGATCGCCGCCTACACCTTCGTCACCACCCGATCGACGCTCGGTCGTCGGATCTATGCGATGGGCGGCAACGAGAAGGCAACCAAACTCTCCGGCATCAACACCGAACGTTTGACCTTCTACGCTTTCGTGAACATGGGCGCGCTGGCGGCGCTCGCCGGCATGATCATCACCGCGCGCCTGAACTCGGCCACTCCGAAAGCCGGAGTCGGCTTCGAGCTCGACGTCATCGCAGCCTGTTTCATCGGCGGCGCATCGGCGTCGGGCGGCGTCGGCAAGATCACCGGCGCAGTGATCGGCGCGTTCATCATGGGCGTCATGAACAACGGCATGTCGATCATGGGCATCGGCATCGACTACCAGCAATTGATCAAGGGGCTCGTGCTGCTCGCAGCCGTGTTCTTCGACGTCTACAACAAGAACAAGGGCAAGGGCTGA
- the araD1 gene encoding AraD1 family protein: MLISQVRKEDGSVIVAVRAPGETARAVEGAESVYALAMEAANSGRSLRDVVDAKGLGEAVDLEEAYSQGRLLSPITHPDPAHLHLTGTGLTHLGSAATRDAMHKKATEAAEETLTDSMKMFRMGLEGGKPKSGEKGVQPEWFYKGNGTTAVAPGEPLVSPSFAEDGGEEPEMAGIYVISDKGVPFRLGFAVANEFSDHKTERVNYLWLAHSKLRQASFGPEIRIGAAPDDIRGASRILRGGKVLWEKPFLSGEANMSHSFANLEYHHFKYGLFRAPGDVHVHMFGTATLSFGDGIRTEEGDVFEIEAREFGLPLRNPLAIAAEEEVAVHQL; encoded by the coding sequence GTGCTGATTTCTCAGGTCAGGAAAGAAGACGGTTCGGTTATCGTCGCCGTGCGGGCCCCGGGCGAAACGGCCCGTGCCGTCGAGGGAGCGGAGAGCGTCTATGCTCTGGCGATGGAAGCGGCCAACAGCGGCAGGAGTCTCAGGGATGTCGTCGACGCCAAGGGCCTTGGCGAAGCGGTCGATCTCGAAGAGGCCTATTCCCAGGGGCGGCTGCTTTCGCCGATCACCCATCCCGATCCCGCCCATCTGCATCTGACGGGGACGGGGCTCACGCATCTCGGTTCTGCCGCAACGCGCGACGCGATGCACAAGAAGGCGACGGAAGCCGCCGAGGAAACGCTGACGGACTCGATGAAGATGTTCCGCATGGGGCTCGAGGGCGGCAAGCCGAAGTCCGGCGAGAAAGGCGTGCAGCCGGAATGGTTCTACAAGGGCAACGGCACCACGGCGGTGGCGCCGGGCGAGCCGCTCGTGTCTCCGTCCTTCGCGGAGGATGGCGGCGAGGAACCCGAAATGGCCGGCATCTATGTGATCTCCGACAAGGGCGTCCCGTTCCGGCTCGGTTTTGCGGTTGCCAACGAGTTCTCCGATCACAAGACCGAGCGGGTCAATTATCTGTGGCTCGCCCATTCGAAGCTCAGGCAGGCGAGCTTCGGGCCGGAGATCCGCATCGGCGCGGCTCCCGACGATATTCGCGGCGCATCGCGCATCCTGAGGGGCGGCAAGGTGCTGTGGGAGAAGCCCTTCCTTTCCGGTGAGGCGAACATGTCGCACAGTTTCGCCAATCTCGAATATCACCATTTCAAGTACGGCCTCTTCCGCGCGCCGGGCGACGTGCATGTCCATATGTTCGGCACGGCGACGCTCTCTTTCGGCGATGGCATCCGCACCGAGGAGGGAGACGTATTCGAGATCGAAGCCAGGGAATTCGGCCTGCCCCTGCGCAATCCGCTGGCGATCGCGGCAGAAGAAGAAGTCGCTGTCCATCAGCTCTGA
- a CDS encoding aldehyde dehydrogenase family protein gives MTLHQNLIAGEWVGGDGVANINPSNTNDVVGEYARASAEDAKAAIAAAKAAFPAWSRSGILERHAILKKTADEILARKDELGRLLSREEGKTLAEGIGETVRAGQIFEFFAGETLRLGGEVVPSVRPGIGVEITRDPVGVVGIITPWNFPIAIPAWKIAPALCYGNTVVFKPAELVPGCSWAIVDILHRAGLPKGVLNLVMGKGSVVGQAMLDSPDVQAITFTGSTATGKRVAVASVEHNRKYQLEMGGKNPFVVLDDADLSVAVEAAVNSAFFSTGQRCTASSRIIVTEGIHDRFVAAMAERIKGLVVDDALKAGTHIGPVVDQSQLNQDTDYIAIGKKEGAKLAFGGELISRDTPGFYLQPALFTEATNEMRISREEIFGPVAAVIRVKDYDEALAVANDTPFGLSSGIATTSLKHATHFKRNAEAGMVMVNLPTAGVDFHVPFGGRKASSYGPREQGKYAAEFYTNVKTAYTLA, from the coding sequence ATGACACTTCACCAGAACCTGATCGCCGGCGAATGGGTCGGCGGAGATGGCGTTGCGAACATCAATCCGTCGAACACCAATGATGTCGTCGGAGAATATGCCCGCGCGAGCGCCGAAGACGCGAAAGCCGCGATCGCGGCCGCCAAGGCCGCCTTTCCTGCATGGTCGCGCTCCGGCATTCTCGAGCGCCATGCGATCCTGAAGAAGACCGCCGACGAGATCCTCGCCCGCAAGGACGAGCTGGGACGCCTCCTCTCGCGCGAGGAAGGCAAGACGCTCGCAGAGGGTATCGGCGAGACGGTCCGCGCCGGCCAGATCTTCGAATTCTTTGCCGGCGAGACCTTGCGTCTTGGCGGTGAGGTCGTCCCGTCGGTAAGGCCGGGGATCGGCGTCGAGATTACGCGCGACCCGGTCGGCGTCGTCGGCATCATCACGCCATGGAACTTTCCGATCGCCATTCCCGCCTGGAAGATCGCCCCGGCGCTCTGCTACGGCAACACCGTCGTCTTCAAGCCGGCCGAGCTGGTTCCGGGCTGTTCGTGGGCGATCGTCGACATCCTCCACCGCGCGGGCCTGCCGAAGGGCGTGTTGAACCTCGTCATGGGCAAGGGTTCGGTTGTCGGCCAGGCGATGCTCGACAGCCCGGATGTCCAGGCGATCACCTTCACCGGCTCGACCGCGACCGGAAAGCGCGTCGCAGTCGCTTCGGTCGAGCACAACCGCAAGTATCAGCTTGAGATGGGCGGCAAGAACCCGTTCGTCGTGCTCGACGATGCCGATCTTTCCGTCGCTGTCGAAGCGGCGGTCAATTCCGCCTTCTTCTCGACGGGGCAGCGCTGCACCGCCTCCTCGCGGATCATCGTCACCGAGGGGATCCACGACCGGTTCGTTGCGGCCATGGCCGAGCGGATTAAGGGCCTCGTCGTCGACGACGCGCTGAAGGCCGGCACCCATATCGGTCCGGTGGTCGATCAGAGCCAGCTCAATCAGGACACCGACTATATCGCCATCGGCAAAAAGGAAGGCGCCAAGCTCGCCTTCGGCGGCGAACTGATCTCGCGCGACACGCCCGGCTTCTATCTGCAGCCGGCGCTCTTCACCGAGGCAACAAACGAGATGCGTATCTCCCGCGAGGAGATCTTCGGACCTGTCGCGGCCGTCATTCGGGTCAAGGATTACGACGAGGCGCTCGCCGTCGCCAACGACACGCCGTTCGGCCTGTCTTCGGGGATCGCCACCACCAGCTTGAAGCATGCGACGCATTTCAAGCGCAATGCCGAGGCCGGCATGGTGATGGTCAACCTGCCGACGGCCGGCGTCGATTTCCACGTGCCGTTCGGCGGACGCAAAGCCTCCTCCTACGGCCCGCGTGAACAGGGCAAATACGCCGCAGAGTTCTACACCAACGTCAAGACAGCCTACACGCTTGCCTGA